One stretch of Zhihengliuella flava DNA includes these proteins:
- a CDS encoding GNAT family N-acetyltransferase, which yields MGPASLAHLWPLFGLELRTPRLFLRVIRDEDLSPMVEAAASGIHPPERNPFTFPWTSVPGDQLPTNTAVHVWRTRAETGPDQWTIPLGVWLDGAFVGVQDLRAARFTAVRSVTTGSWLRRSAQGRGVGREMRAAGLVYAFDYLGATEATSEAASWNAASLGVSHSLGYTENGSRRELWGDAVEDVTYVRITPQALRRPPWTLHVAGHDAVARFLGLGAP from the coding sequence ATGGGACCGGCGTCGTTAGCTCACCTGTGGCCACTGTTCGGCCTCGAATTGCGCACGCCGCGGCTGTTCCTGCGCGTGATCCGAGACGAGGACTTGTCCCCCATGGTCGAGGCCGCGGCTTCTGGCATCCACCCGCCAGAGCGTAACCCGTTCACCTTCCCATGGACGTCGGTGCCCGGGGATCAGTTGCCGACGAACACGGCCGTCCACGTGTGGCGCACCCGCGCCGAGACGGGACCAGACCAGTGGACCATTCCACTAGGGGTGTGGCTCGACGGCGCGTTCGTGGGTGTTCAGGACCTGCGCGCCGCCCGGTTTACCGCCGTGCGCAGCGTCACCACTGGCTCGTGGCTGCGCCGCTCGGCCCAAGGCCGGGGCGTGGGGCGGGAAATGCGCGCCGCCGGGTTGGTGTACGCGTTCGATTACCTCGGCGCCACCGAGGCCACGTCCGAGGCGGCGAGCTGGAATGCCGCCTCGCTCGGCGTCTCCCACTCGCTGGGCTACACCGAGAACGGCAGCCGCCGCGAGTTGTGGGGCGACGCCGTCGAAGACGTCACGTACGTGCGGATCACCCCGCAGGCCCTGCGACGGCCACCGTGGACGCTCCACGTCGCGGGACACGACGCGGTGGCCCGATTCCTCGGCCTCGGGGCCCCTTAG
- a CDS encoding PhoH family protein, with translation MSTAADGEVRRGEVGSEPLTGPLAAAAEAAASAERQSVGTKSYVLDTSVMISDPKALTRFAEHEVIVPIVVIAELEKKRHDGEIGYFARQALRLLDELRVSRGGLDQPIDLPDGGSLRIELNHVSTEVLPVGFRGSDNDSRILAVAKNFADEGRDVTVVSKDLPMRVKASAMGLKADEYRNELVADSGWTGTAEISVADEDVNDLYSEESAHIVEAAQLPTNTGLVLQSSRGSALGRMGQDGRTRLVRGDRDVFGVHGRSAEQRLAIDLLTDPEVGIVSLGGRAGTGKSALALCAGLDAVLERREHKKIVVFRPLYAVGGQDLGYLPGSESEKMNPWAQAVFDTLGALVSHNVMEEVMERGLLEVLPLTHIRGRSLHDSFVIVDEAQSLEKNVLLTVMSRIGQNSKIVLTHDVAQRDNLRVGRHDGVAAVVETLKGHPLFGHITLTRSERSPIAALVTDLLEGA, from the coding sequence ATGAGCACCGCGGCGGATGGGGAAGTCCGCCGAGGCGAGGTCGGCAGCGAGCCGTTGACCGGACCGCTCGCGGCAGCGGCAGAGGCAGCCGCCAGCGCCGAACGGCAAAGCGTCGGCACCAAGTCCTATGTGCTAGATACCTCCGTCATGATCTCGGACCCGAAGGCCCTCACGCGCTTCGCTGAGCACGAGGTCATTGTGCCGATCGTGGTGATCGCGGAGCTCGAGAAGAAGCGCCACGATGGGGAGATCGGTTACTTCGCCCGGCAGGCGTTGCGCTTACTGGATGAGCTGCGCGTCAGCCGCGGCGGACTCGATCAGCCGATCGATCTGCCCGACGGCGGCTCCTTGCGGATTGAGCTCAATCACGTCTCCACTGAGGTCCTGCCGGTGGGCTTTCGAGGATCGGACAACGATTCGCGCATCCTCGCCGTCGCCAAGAACTTCGCCGATGAGGGCCGTGACGTCACGGTGGTCTCCAAGGACCTGCCCATGCGCGTCAAAGCTTCCGCGATGGGGCTCAAAGCGGACGAGTACCGAAACGAGTTGGTTGCCGACTCCGGCTGGACCGGCACGGCGGAGATCTCCGTGGCGGATGAGGACGTCAATGACCTCTACAGCGAGGAGTCAGCCCACATCGTCGAAGCCGCTCAACTGCCCACGAACACCGGGCTCGTCCTGCAGTCCTCCCGCGGTTCCGCGCTGGGACGCATGGGCCAGGACGGGCGGACCCGCCTCGTCCGCGGGGACCGCGACGTCTTCGGTGTGCACGGGCGTTCCGCTGAGCAGCGGCTCGCCATCGACCTATTGACCGATCCCGAGGTGGGGATTGTTTCCCTCGGCGGGCGCGCGGGAACCGGAAAGTCTGCACTGGCCCTGTGCGCAGGTCTCGACGCGGTCTTGGAACGTCGCGAGCATAAAAAAATCGTGGTCTTCCGCCCGCTCTATGCCGTCGGCGGCCAAGACTTGGGCTACTTGCCCGGCAGCGAATCGGAGAAGATGAACCCGTGGGCGCAGGCCGTCTTCGACACGTTGGGCGCCCTCGTGAGCCACAACGTCATGGAGGAGGTCATGGAGCGGGGACTGCTGGAAGTCCTTCCGCTCACCCACATTCGCGGACGGTCGCTGCACGATTCGTTCGTGATCGTCGACGAGGCCCAGTCGTTGGAAAAGAATGTGCTCCTTACGGTGATGAGCCGGATCGGTCAGAACTCGAAGATTGTGCTGACGCACGACGTGGCCCAGCGCGACAATCTTCGGGTGGGGCGGCACGACGGCGTCGCGGCCGTCGTCGAGACGCTCAAGGGACACCCGTTGTTCGGCCACATCACGCTCACCCGGAGCGAACGGTCGCCCATTGCGGCGCTCGTCACTGATTTGCTCGAGGGCGCCTAA
- a CDS encoding isoprenyl transferase, with protein sequence MKLPTVLYRYYERRLTKFLTRELPADKLPRHIGMMVDGNRRWAKLAGAPTAHGHQAGADNILQFLTWCEDLGIQAVTLYMLSTDNMKRSAEEIEQLIEVIANLLDRLGQTPERKIHPVGALELLPEHLSSKLCALADRSSDGTGLVVNMAVGYGGRREIVDAIREHLRTEAAEGKTAAQIADALDIDDISKYLYTRGQPDPDLVIRTSGEQRLSGFMTWQSAYSEFYFCEALWPDFRKVDFLRALRDYARRQRRFGS encoded by the coding sequence GTGAAGCTCCCTACGGTCCTCTACCGGTACTACGAACGGCGGCTGACGAAGTTCCTGACCCGCGAACTTCCGGCGGATAAATTGCCCCGGCACATCGGCATGATGGTTGATGGTAACCGGCGCTGGGCCAAATTGGCAGGGGCGCCGACCGCTCACGGGCATCAGGCGGGCGCGGACAACATTCTGCAGTTCCTCACGTGGTGCGAGGACCTCGGCATTCAGGCCGTCACGCTCTACATGTTGTCCACGGACAACATGAAGCGATCCGCCGAAGAGATTGAGCAGCTGATTGAAGTCATCGCCAATCTCCTCGACCGGCTGGGCCAGACGCCGGAGCGCAAGATCCACCCCGTGGGCGCACTCGAGCTGCTGCCCGAGCATCTGTCCAGTAAGTTGTGCGCACTCGCTGATCGCAGCAGTGACGGGACGGGGCTGGTGGTCAACATGGCTGTTGGCTACGGCGGACGCCGGGAAATTGTGGATGCCATCCGCGAGCACCTGAGGACCGAGGCGGCGGAAGGCAAGACGGCGGCACAGATTGCCGACGCCTTGGATATCGACGACATCTCGAAGTACCTCTATACGCGCGGCCAACCGGATCCGGACCTCGTGATCCGTACCTCCGGGGAGCAACGGCTCTCCGGGTTCATGACGTGGCAGTCCGCCTACAGCGAGTTCTATTTCTGCGAGGCCCTGTGGCCCGATTTCAGAAAAGTCGATTTCCTGCGCGCCCTGCGAGACTACGCCCGGCGGCAGCGGCGCTTCGGATCCTGA
- the trhA gene encoding PAQR family membrane homeostasis protein TrhA — protein MHNTVASPASSPAPRHRRRPLSTATARRLRAKLKLATINLDEFKPRLRGWIHAGMVPIALAAGIVLIALAPGTVGKVTTSIYAVTGLLLFSVSAVYHRGNWSPRVRMILKRLDHTNIMLIIAGSYTPLAAFLLPEQKATWLLAGVWIGAIAGIIFRLFWTNAPRFLYVPVYIILGLAALLFIGDFFAASVPAAVLICAGGAAYIAGAVFYALKRPNLHLEWFGFHELFHAFTVGGFVCHYIAIMFAVLGA, from the coding sequence ATGCACAACACCGTCGCGTCGCCGGCCTCCTCCCCGGCTCCACGGCACCGCCGCCGCCCCCTCAGCACGGCCACCGCACGCCGCCTGCGCGCCAAACTCAAACTCGCCACCATCAACTTGGACGAGTTCAAGCCGCGCCTGCGGGGCTGGATCCACGCCGGCATGGTGCCCATCGCACTCGCTGCTGGCATCGTGCTCATCGCCCTGGCCCCCGGCACGGTCGGCAAGGTGACCACCAGCATTTACGCGGTCACCGGCCTGCTCCTCTTCTCCGTCTCGGCGGTGTATCACCGCGGCAACTGGTCGCCGCGGGTGCGGATGATCCTCAAGCGGCTGGATCACACCAACATCATGCTGATCATCGCCGGTAGCTACACGCCGCTGGCCGCGTTCCTCCTCCCGGAGCAGAAAGCCACGTGGCTGCTGGCCGGGGTCTGGATCGGCGCCATCGCGGGCATCATCTTCCGGCTGTTTTGGACCAACGCCCCGCGCTTCCTCTACGTGCCCGTGTACATCATTCTGGGCTTGGCCGCCCTGCTGTTCATCGGGGACTTCTTCGCGGCCTCCGTGCCCGCCGCCGTCCTGATCTGCGCCGGCGGCGCCGCGTATATCGCTGGCGCTGTGTTCTACGCGCTCAAGCGCCCCAACCTGCACTTGGAGTGGTTCGGCTTCCACGAGCTGTTCCACGCCTTCACGGTCGGCGGGTTCGTCTGCCACTACATCGCGATCATGTTCGCCGTGCTCGGCGCCTAA
- a CDS encoding thioredoxin domain-containing protein, producing the protein MANRLTDARSAYLRAHAHQHVDWWPYGEEAFAEAARRDVPVFLSIGYAACHWCHVMSAEVFDDADLAEALNRHCVAIKVDREEDPDVDAAYMAATQTLTGHGGWPLSVFALPDGRVFHAGTYFPPTPRHGLPAFGQVLAGVHEAWTERRAEVEEQAGHLADYLGGLADSSRDLLGLHVGQASSDSSGRSPAARAAWDGVLAQVEQDERPTGGFAPAPKFPPSSVLDFLLTVAGDDGTNPDLAARAEALAGRTLAALSTSGLYDHVGGGFARYCVDEAWRVPHFEKMLYDNAALLRHTARFAAATSGVTGPQAVGREAILRAARGTAEWLIRELLVRDSEGRPAGFASSLDADTVIEGRRVEGGTYLFSRSELRALAGEHWLTLEPLVDGRSPDAPTAAGRPADDVAATVAFAAPPSGAQWAAWDAVLPALRDARARRPHPARDEKVVASWNGLAVAALAEAGTLLGEPEWNRIAAAVAQYLWHDHVDPQCFRVRRLAYRRAGGMLEDYAGLALAFQAVATHASDAGQGRPGAHVWSERAGHVLEAACGQFGLSGLDLADGPDNSLLRSARGGRAGLEVVDSATPSPVALYASARAAQGAFDADAEAEREAARLVAHARRFGSRAPSSFGTALAVDVRLERAASLAVVGGHAHERRACLRWAALAGITAWASPDVVDAGPALGREKPAGPKGELRAYLCHGHVCAAPVESVEQLEAVRRRARRT; encoded by the coding sequence ATGGCCAACCGACTCACGGACGCACGTTCCGCCTACCTCCGCGCCCACGCCCACCAGCACGTGGACTGGTGGCCGTACGGCGAGGAGGCCTTCGCGGAAGCCGCGCGCCGGGACGTGCCCGTCTTCCTCTCCATCGGCTACGCGGCCTGCCACTGGTGTCACGTCATGTCGGCCGAAGTGTTCGACGACGCGGACCTCGCCGAGGCGCTTAACCGCCACTGCGTGGCCATCAAGGTGGACCGGGAAGAGGACCCGGACGTCGATGCCGCGTACATGGCCGCCACGCAAACCCTGACCGGCCACGGTGGCTGGCCCTTGAGCGTCTTCGCCCTCCCGGACGGGCGTGTCTTCCACGCCGGCACCTACTTCCCGCCCACGCCACGGCACGGACTACCCGCGTTCGGCCAGGTCCTCGCCGGCGTGCACGAGGCGTGGACTGAGCGCCGTGCCGAGGTCGAAGAACAGGCCGGCCACCTCGCCGACTACCTCGGCGGCCTCGCTGACTCGTCCCGTGACCTCTTAGGGCTTCACGTGGGGCAAGCGAGCAGCGATTCCTCCGGGCGGTCGCCTGCCGCCCGCGCCGCTTGGGACGGAGTTCTCGCTCAGGTGGAGCAGGACGAGCGGCCCACGGGCGGCTTCGCGCCGGCTCCGAAGTTTCCGCCCTCCAGCGTCCTCGATTTTCTCCTCACCGTGGCGGGGGACGATGGGACGAACCCGGACCTGGCCGCGCGTGCCGAGGCGCTCGCGGGCCGGACGCTGGCGGCGCTGAGCACCTCGGGGCTCTACGACCACGTCGGGGGCGGGTTCGCCCGGTACTGCGTGGACGAGGCCTGGCGCGTGCCGCACTTTGAAAAGATGCTCTACGACAACGCCGCGCTGCTGCGCCACACGGCGCGCTTCGCCGCCGCCACCTCCGGAGTCACCGGCCCCCAGGCCGTCGGGCGGGAGGCGATTCTGCGCGCGGCCCGCGGCACCGCCGAGTGGCTCATCCGCGAGCTGCTCGTGCGGGACAGCGAGGGCCGGCCCGCCGGTTTCGCCTCCTCATTGGACGCGGACACGGTGATCGAGGGCCGCCGCGTCGAAGGCGGCACCTACCTGTTCAGTCGGAGCGAGCTGCGTGCCTTGGCCGGCGAGCACTGGCTCACCCTTGAACCGCTGGTCGACGGGCGCAGTCCCGACGCGCCCACCGCCGCCGGCCGGCCCGCGGACGACGTCGCCGCCACGGTGGCGTTCGCAGCCCCGCCGAGCGGCGCGCAGTGGGCCGCGTGGGACGCGGTCCTGCCGGCCCTGCGTGACGCGCGGGCGCGTCGTCCGCACCCAGCGCGCGACGAAAAGGTCGTGGCCAGCTGGAATGGGCTCGCTGTTGCGGCGCTGGCCGAGGCGGGAACGCTGCTGGGAGAGCCGGAGTGGAACCGCATCGCGGCCGCGGTGGCCCAGTACCTGTGGCACGACCACGTGGACCCGCAGTGCTTCCGGGTGCGCCGCCTGGCCTATCGCCGGGCCGGCGGAATGCTGGAGGACTACGCCGGTCTGGCGCTGGCTTTCCAAGCGGTTGCTACGCATGCGAGCGACGCGGGCCAGGGGCGGCCGGGCGCACACGTCTGGAGCGAGCGCGCAGGGCACGTGCTGGAGGCCGCTTGCGGCCAGTTCGGCCTGAGCGGACTCGACCTCGCCGACGGGCCGGACAACAGCCTGCTGCGGTCCGCCCGCGGCGGCCGCGCCGGGCTTGAGGTGGTTGATTCAGCGACGCCGAGCCCGGTGGCGCTCTACGCGTCGGCTCGCGCGGCGCAGGGGGCCTTTGATGCTGACGCAGAGGCGGAACGCGAGGCGGCGCGGCTGGTGGCTCACGCCCGCCGCTTCGGCTCCCGGGCGCCGTCGTCCTTCGGGACCGCCTTGGCCGTCGACGTCCGGCTCGAGCGCGCCGCGAGCCTGGCCGTCGTCGGAGGCCACGCGCACGAGCGCCGAGCATGCCTGCGTTGGGCCGCCCTGGCGGGGATCACGGCGTGGGCGAGCCCCGACGTCGTCGACGCTGGTCCTGCGCTGGGCCGGGAGAAACCCGCCGGACCGAAGGGGGAGCTGCGCGCGTATCTGTGCCACGGTCACGTGTGCGCGGCGCCGGTGGAGAGCGTGGAGCAGTTGGAGGCGGTTAGGCGCCGAGCACGGCGAACATGA
- the mca gene encoding mycothiol conjugate amidase Mca translates to MLAVHAHPDDESSKGAATMATYLQAGARVMVASCTGGERGDILNAAVGELAHAHRDLPGVRRREMAEAAQALGIEHRWLGYVDSGLPEGDPLPPLPGGCFALQPVERAAAPLVKLIREFKPHVMTTYDENGGYPHPDHIQCHNVSVFAFEAAADPEFRPELGDAWSVSKVYYDRGFSPDRFLTLHQGMLDAGLESPYAERIKFMQENEGQPMFAWVKNHPTTTRVLSSDHFATRDAALKSHRTQIDPDGFFFAVPNEIAAEHYPWEDFTLARHRIEGYEVDPNEPEDDLFSGLRD, encoded by the coding sequence ATGTTGGCGGTGCATGCCCATCCGGACGACGAGTCGAGCAAGGGCGCCGCGACGATGGCCACCTATCTTCAGGCGGGGGCGCGCGTCATGGTGGCGTCCTGCACGGGCGGCGAACGCGGCGACATCCTCAACGCGGCGGTCGGAGAGTTGGCCCATGCCCACCGCGACCTGCCGGGGGTGCGCCGGCGGGAGATGGCCGAGGCGGCGCAGGCGCTCGGCATTGAACACCGCTGGCTGGGTTACGTGGATTCGGGCCTGCCGGAAGGCGACCCCCTGCCACCGCTGCCCGGGGGCTGCTTTGCCCTGCAGCCCGTGGAGCGGGCCGCGGCGCCGCTGGTCAAGCTCATTCGCGAGTTCAAGCCGCACGTGATGACCACGTACGACGAGAATGGTGGCTACCCGCACCCGGACCACATTCAGTGCCACAACGTGTCCGTCTTTGCGTTCGAGGCGGCTGCCGACCCGGAGTTCCGGCCGGAGCTCGGCGACGCTTGGAGCGTGTCCAAGGTCTACTACGACCGCGGCTTCTCACCGGACCGTTTCCTCACCCTGCACCAGGGCATGCTCGACGCCGGGCTGGAATCGCCCTACGCCGAGCGCATCAAGTTCATGCAGGAAAACGAAGGTCAGCCGATGTTCGCTTGGGTCAAGAATCACCCGACCACCACGCGGGTGCTCTCCAGCGACCACTTCGCCACCCGGGACGCCGCGCTGAAGTCCCACCGGACGCAGATCGACCCGGACGGGTTCTTCTTCGCTGTCCCCAATGAGATCGCTGCGGAGCACTACCCGTGGGAGGACTTCACCCTCGCGCGCCATCGGATCGAGGGGTATGAGGTGGACCCGAACGAGCCAGAGGACGATCTCTTTTCCGGCCTACGGGACTGA
- a CDS encoding DUF4307 domain-containing protein produces the protein MTSRTDTSGTSSSLANRYGARKRALGQRTKTALIGGALAVGVAFAAYAGVSNSATITHKDLSFSIDSATEATVTFQVEKDAAATVQCGVQVLDETYAVVGFTTVTFPATGDSGREAHRETVSVRTEYLGVSGTVESCWELT, from the coding sequence ATGACTTCCCGCACTGACACCTCCGGCACGTCCTCCAGCCTAGCCAATCGCTACGGGGCCCGGAAACGTGCCCTCGGCCAGCGCACCAAGACGGCGCTCATCGGCGGCGCGCTGGCGGTCGGCGTCGCCTTCGCCGCCTACGCGGGCGTCTCCAATTCCGCCACCATCACCCACAAGGACCTCTCCTTCTCCATCGACTCGGCCACCGAGGCCACGGTGACTTTCCAAGTCGAGAAGGATGCCGCCGCCACCGTGCAGTGCGGCGTGCAGGTGCTGGACGAAACGTACGCCGTCGTCGGCTTCACCACCGTGACTTTCCCAGCCACCGGCGATTCGGGCCGCGAGGCGCATCGTGAGACGGTGTCAGTCCGGACGGAGTATCTGGGTGTGTCCGGCACCGTGGAAAGCTGCTGGGAACTGACCTAA
- the greA gene encoding transcription elongation factor GreA, giving the protein MSTNNEAAVWLTQEAFDRLSAELEHLQGPGRQEIVDRIEQARSEGDLKENGGYHAAREEQSKAEGRILYLKDLLEKAHVGEAPKNDGTVEPGTLVEATIAGEETTFLFGSREVAGDSDLEVYSEKSPIGAAVHGAKVGDTLSYEAPNGRKIEVKIISAKPFTG; this is encoded by the coding sequence GTGTCTACGAACAACGAAGCCGCAGTGTGGCTCACGCAAGAGGCGTTTGACCGCCTGAGCGCTGAGCTCGAGCACCTGCAGGGTCCCGGCCGTCAAGAGATCGTGGACCGCATTGAACAGGCCCGTTCCGAGGGCGACCTGAAGGAGAACGGCGGCTACCACGCCGCGCGTGAGGAGCAGTCCAAGGCAGAAGGGCGCATCCTGTACCTGAAGGATCTGCTGGAAAAGGCCCATGTCGGCGAGGCGCCGAAGAACGACGGCACCGTGGAGCCGGGCACCCTCGTTGAGGCCACCATCGCGGGCGAAGAGACCACGTTCCTGTTCGGCAGCCGCGAGGTGGCTGGCGATTCGGACCTCGAGGTCTACAGCGAGAAGTCCCCCATCGGCGCCGCGGTACATGGCGCCAAAGTGGGCGACACCCTGAGCTACGAGGCCCCGAACGGCCGCAAGATCGAGGTCAAGATCATCTCGGCCAAGCCGTTCACCGGCTAG
- the ilvA gene encoding threonine ammonia-lyase, translated as MTDTTLPVLLSDVVSAAELLDGVVDKTPIQHSRALSTAENEVFLKCENLQRAGSFKVRGAYVRMARLSSEEKARGVVAASAGNHAQGVAQAARALGISARIYMPLGVALPKLTATKDHGAEVILHGHNVDEALAEAKRYADASGAVFVHPFDNVDIIAGQGTIGLEILDQLPDVDTVVMGVGGGGLLAGVATAIKERARELGREIRVVGVQAENAAAYPPSLAADALVPLEKVSTIADGIAVGTPGQLPFQVIKELVDDVVTVSEDALAQALVFLLERSKLVVEPAGAVGVAALLENKLAEAGIDARRTAVVLSGGNIDPLLMLKVIQRGLSVAGRYLTVRMMLDDRAGELATISRVIAESDANVTRVDHTRIGGSLSMGDVAITIDMETKGHEHSETVLNNLRAEGFQPVVVKL; from the coding sequence ATGACTGACACCACCCTGCCTGTTCTGCTGTCTGATGTGGTCAGCGCCGCCGAGCTGCTCGACGGCGTCGTGGACAAGACCCCGATTCAGCACTCCCGCGCGCTGAGCACGGCGGAGAACGAGGTCTTCCTTAAATGTGAAAACCTGCAGCGCGCCGGCTCCTTCAAGGTGCGCGGCGCCTACGTGCGCATGGCACGGCTCTCGAGCGAGGAGAAGGCGCGCGGGGTCGTCGCGGCCTCGGCCGGCAATCACGCTCAGGGCGTGGCCCAGGCCGCCCGGGCCCTCGGCATCAGTGCGCGCATCTACATGCCCTTGGGGGTCGCCCTGCCGAAGCTGACGGCCACCAAGGACCACGGCGCTGAGGTCATCCTGCACGGCCACAATGTGGACGAGGCGCTCGCCGAGGCCAAACGCTACGCGGACGCCAGCGGGGCCGTGTTTGTTCACCCCTTCGACAACGTGGACATCATCGCCGGGCAGGGCACCATCGGCCTCGAAATCCTGGACCAGCTACCCGACGTGGACACCGTGGTGATGGGCGTCGGAGGCGGTGGCCTCTTGGCGGGGGTCGCTACGGCCATTAAGGAGCGGGCGCGGGAGCTGGGACGTGAGATTCGCGTGGTCGGCGTGCAGGCGGAAAACGCCGCGGCCTACCCGCCGTCGCTCGCCGCCGATGCGCTGGTCCCGTTGGAGAAGGTTTCAACGATCGCTGATGGCATCGCCGTCGGCACCCCGGGGCAGCTGCCGTTTCAGGTGATCAAGGAGCTGGTTGACGACGTCGTCACGGTGTCTGAGGACGCGCTCGCGCAAGCTTTGGTGTTCCTCCTCGAACGCTCGAAGCTCGTGGTCGAGCCAGCCGGCGCCGTGGGCGTCGCGGCCCTGCTCGAAAACAAGCTGGCCGAGGCGGGCATCGACGCACGGCGCACGGCCGTGGTGTTGTCCGGCGGCAATATCGATCCGCTGCTCATGCTCAAGGTCATCCAGCGCGGCCTGTCCGTGGCCGGCCGCTACCTGACCGTGCGGATGATGCTGGACGACCGGGCCGGCGAACTCGCAACCATCTCCCGGGTCATCGCCGAATCGGATGCGAATGTCACCCGCGTGGACCACACGCGCATCGGGGGCTCGCTGTCGATGGGGGACGTGGCCATCACCATCGACATGGAGACCAAGGGGCACGAACACTCCGAGACCGTGTTGAATAATCTGCGCGCGGAGGGTTTCCAGCCCGTCGTCGTCAAGCTCTAG
- a CDS encoding AI-2E family transporter, whose protein sequence is MAVTPGEDGGPARDASESVSFGVRVAAAWAWRVAVILGTTGLLVWLLSYVSLLVIPLMIAALLSGLLSPIVAWLRRLKMPAGLAVGLTLITFLGLLGALVTVVGRTMARGFEPLWTQAMDGLETVEQWVFSGPLNMSNDDVTSLIDEALQQLRQNSSEILSEALSWGSALGHLAAGTLLALFALIFFLLEGRRIWAFVVRLAPTRARAPMDGAGRRGWRSLVNYVRVQLFVAFVDAVGIGLGAFILGVPLALPLGVLVFLGSFIPILGALVTGTVAVLLALVANGWVNALIMLIVVLAVQQAESHILQPLVMGKAVSLHPLAVVVAVAGGTMVAGIAGALFAVPVMAIANTMVKYVAHRQWEHDPDLVPSGPPMPAPPDVDGEEPPLPPRPVRSPEERIDD, encoded by the coding sequence GTGGCTGTAACGCCGGGCGAGGACGGCGGACCCGCCCGGGACGCCTCCGAATCGGTCTCCTTCGGGGTGCGCGTGGCCGCGGCGTGGGCCTGGCGGGTGGCCGTCATCCTCGGGACGACGGGCCTGCTGGTGTGGCTGCTGAGCTATGTGTCCCTCTTGGTTATCCCGCTCATGATCGCCGCGCTCCTCTCCGGATTGCTTAGCCCGATTGTGGCGTGGCTGCGGCGCCTGAAGATGCCCGCCGGCCTCGCGGTCGGGCTCACGCTGATCACCTTCCTCGGTCTGCTCGGAGCGCTGGTGACGGTGGTGGGCCGGACCATGGCCCGTGGATTCGAGCCGTTGTGGACGCAAGCCATGGACGGGTTGGAAACCGTGGAGCAGTGGGTCTTCTCCGGCCCGCTGAACATGAGCAACGATGACGTCACCTCGCTGATCGACGAGGCCCTGCAGCAATTACGCCAGAACAGTTCGGAGATTCTTTCCGAAGCGCTCTCGTGGGGATCGGCGCTCGGCCACTTGGCGGCCGGCACATTGCTGGCCTTGTTTGCCCTGATCTTTTTCCTCCTCGAGGGCCGGCGCATCTGGGCGTTCGTGGTGCGCCTGGCTCCAACGCGGGCCCGGGCACCGATGGATGGCGCCGGGCGCCGGGGCTGGAGGAGCCTCGTCAACTACGTCCGCGTCCAGCTCTTCGTCGCGTTTGTTGACGCCGTGGGTATTGGATTGGGCGCCTTCATCCTGGGCGTGCCTTTGGCGCTGCCGCTGGGCGTGCTGGTGTTCCTCGGTTCCTTTATCCCCATTCTCGGCGCGCTGGTCACCGGCACCGTGGCCGTCTTGCTGGCCCTCGTGGCCAACGGATGGGTCAATGCGCTGATCATGTTGATCGTGGTCCTTGCGGTGCAGCAGGCCGAATCCCACATCTTGCAGCCGCTGGTCATGGGGAAGGCCGTCAGCCTGCACCCTCTCGCCGTCGTCGTGGCGGTTGCTGGAGGCACCATGGTCGCGGGCATCGCCGGCGCACTCTTCGCCGTGCCGGTCATGGCCATCGCCAACACCATGGTCAAATACGTGGCCCACCGTCAGTGGGAGCACGATCCGGATTTGGTGCCCAGCGGGCCGCCCATGCCCGCTCCACCCGACGTCGACGGCGAAGAACCGCCCCTGCCCCCTCGCCCCGTGCGTTCACCTGAAGAGAGAATCGATGACTGA